A region from the Candidatus Electrothrix scaldis genome encodes:
- a CDS encoding S41 family peptidase: MKRKFLLIVLLLFCTLTAQPGYCEAEKGQGDVETYKSLETFANVLDLLQKHYVDKVESKEVLIGAINGMLGSLDPHSSYMSPEDFKELQEDTRGSFSGIGIEVTVRDGILTVVSPIAGTPAYKQGVKAGDEIVKINNISTQGMTLPDAVKLLRGNQGEKVAITIRRSDLNELLDLVFVRDIIPHHSVVVEKLGGGFHYIQITSFQATTTRDFKKALRKAAQDEKIQGLVLDLRNNPGGLLDQAVQIADVFLESGVIVTTRGREKENDMFFEAHRDKTQHRFPTIVLVNGGSASASEIVAGALQDHKRAIILGTRTFGKGSVQTVVPLPNGAGVRLTTARYYTPSGRSIQATGIVPDMIIPFEEKMEGGQRNTPSTRLREEDLPHHFENNAQKKPDELMGKKKKNIRPKKYAGNTLADRLAEDNQLQVALFFLKNMNDVASR, encoded by the coding sequence ATGAAAAGAAAATTTTTACTGATTGTCCTGCTCCTGTTTTGCACTCTTACTGCACAGCCGGGGTATTGTGAGGCCGAGAAGGGGCAGGGAGATGTAGAGACCTATAAGAGCCTTGAAACCTTTGCCAATGTGCTTGATCTCTTGCAAAAGCATTACGTGGATAAGGTGGAGAGCAAGGAGGTTCTTATAGGGGCCATCAACGGCATGTTGGGCTCCCTTGATCCTCATTCCTCCTATATGTCCCCGGAAGATTTTAAGGAGCTTCAGGAAGACACCAGAGGAAGTTTCAGCGGCATCGGTATAGAAGTGACGGTTCGTGATGGAATTTTGACCGTGGTTTCTCCTATCGCTGGGACCCCTGCCTATAAGCAGGGGGTAAAGGCTGGTGATGAAATTGTTAAAATCAATAATATCTCTACCCAGGGCATGACTCTGCCTGATGCCGTGAAACTATTACGCGGTAACCAGGGGGAAAAGGTAGCTATTACGATCAGGCGGAGTGACTTGAATGAGCTGCTGGATCTGGTCTTTGTCCGTGATATTATCCCGCACCATTCCGTCGTTGTGGAGAAGCTCGGGGGTGGATTTCATTATATCCAAATTACAAGCTTTCAGGCGACAACAACGCGTGATTTTAAGAAAGCCCTGCGCAAGGCTGCTCAGGATGAAAAAATTCAGGGGCTTGTTCTTGATCTCAGGAATAATCCCGGAGGGTTACTTGATCAGGCTGTCCAGATTGCAGATGTTTTTCTTGAAAGCGGAGTGATTGTCACCACCAGAGGACGGGAAAAAGAGAATGATATGTTCTTTGAGGCCCATCGAGATAAAACGCAGCACCGTTTTCCAACTATTGTGCTGGTTAACGGAGGATCAGCCAGTGCCTCAGAAATCGTTGCCGGTGCTCTGCAGGATCATAAGAGAGCAATCATTCTTGGAACACGAACCTTTGGTAAGGGCTCTGTGCAGACAGTGGTCCCTTTACCGAACGGAGCAGGTGTTCGATTGACTACAGCCCGCTATTACACGCCGAGCGGCAGGTCTATCCAGGCGACAGGTATTGTACCAGACATGATTATTCCCTTTGAGGAAAAAATGGAGGGAGGGCAGCGAAACACGCCGAGTACTCGTCTGAGAGAAGAGGACCTGCCGCATCATTTTGAAAACAATGCACAAAAGAAGCCTGATGAGCTTATGGGCAAAAAGAAAAAAAATATTCGCCCAAAAAAATATGCTGGTAACACGCTGGCTGATCGACTGGCAGAGGATAATCAGTTGCAGGTCGCCTTATTTTTTTTGAAAAATATGAATGACGTGGCCTCCAGGTAG
- the rimP gene encoding ribosome maturation factor RimP, translating to MGTDRVIRTVEDFATPLLQEMGLELVEVQFRQESGWVLRLFIDRNEGVNVDDCASVSRQVATYLEVEDVIRHAFTLEVSSPGAERPLKRLEDFVRFSGKKVRVKLNDPVNEQYVFCGVLTGVDEVQKKITLAVDSSETEEMEIDLGAIARARLSL from the coding sequence GTGGGAACAGATCGGGTGATCAGGACAGTGGAAGACTTTGCCACTCCTCTTCTTCAGGAGATGGGATTGGAACTGGTAGAAGTGCAGTTCAGGCAGGAGTCCGGTTGGGTGCTCCGGTTGTTCATAGATCGAAATGAGGGCGTGAATGTAGACGACTGTGCCTCTGTCAGTCGGCAGGTTGCAACGTATCTGGAGGTTGAAGATGTAATACGGCATGCGTTCACCCTTGAAGTGTCCTCACCAGGAGCTGAACGCCCGCTGAAACGCCTGGAAGATTTTGTTCGTTTTTCCGGGAAAAAAGTCAGGGTAAAGCTCAATGATCCTGTTAATGAGCAGTATGTTTTTTGCGGGGTCCTGACAGGTGTGGATGAAGTACAAAAGAAGATAACCTTGGCTGTGGACAGCTCCGAGACAGAAGAGATGGAAATTGATCTGGGAGCTATTGCACGAGCACGTCTGAGCCTCTAG